In Sulfitobacter albidus, the following proteins share a genomic window:
- a CDS encoding CDP-alcohol phosphatidyltransferase family protein: MTVQQKALAVHLLTATGAVFAMLAMLAAVDEKYDMMFLWLVVAFFVDGIDGPLARRYDVKTNAPQFDGVLLDLIIDYLTYVFIPAFALFKSGLMDGWSGWVMIIIVTFASAMYFCDTRMKTKDNSFWGFPGCFNMLVLVIFALNLPWWVSLILVTFLSITMFAPLKFVHPVRTERWRAVTLPMALAWTFFAGWAAWVNFDPESWAQWGLVVTSVYLMGAGIVQQFFFDPRD, translated from the coding sequence ATGACAGTTCAGCAAAAAGCGCTCGCCGTTCATCTTCTCACCGCTACGGGCGCCGTTTTTGCGATGCTCGCGATGCTGGCGGCGGTGGACGAAAAATATGACATGATGTTTCTGTGGCTGGTCGTTGCGTTCTTTGTGGACGGGATCGACGGGCCGCTCGCGCGCCGCTACGACGTCAAGACGAACGCGCCGCAGTTCGACGGCGTGCTGCTGGATCTGATCATCGACTATCTGACCTATGTATTCATCCCGGCCTTTGCCCTGTTCAAATCGGGGCTGATGGACGGCTGGTCGGGTTGGGTGATGATCATCATCGTGACCTTCGCCTCCGCCATGTATTTCTGCGACACCCGCATGAAAACAAAGGACAATTCCTTCTGGGGGTTTCCGGGCTGTTTCAACATGCTGGTGCTGGTGATCTTTGCGCTGAACCTGCCGTGGTGGGTCAGCCTTATCCTCGTGACGTTCCTGTCGATCACAATGTTCGCGCCGCTGAAATTCGTGCACCCCGTTCGGACAGAGCGCTGGCGCGCGGTGACGCTGCCCATGGCGCTGGCCTGGACGTTCTTTGCCGGCTGGGCCGCTTGGGTGAATTTTGATCCCGAAAGCTGGGCGCAGTGGGGCCTCGTCGTCACCTCCGTGTATCTGATGGGCGCGGGGAT